The window GAAGATCCCGTCGAGCGCCTGTTCGGTCACCGAGCCGCCCAGCGCGTCGCGGGTGAGCCCGGCGCTCTTCACCAGCCGCGACGAGGTCGTCAGGCGGTCGAGCTGGCGGTAGGCGCCGACCTCTTCGAGCCCATCATCGACGAGCGGGCGCAGCGCGCCGTGCAGTTCCTCGCCCGCGCTCGTGCGCAGATAGCGCGTCGCCCCGTCGGAGCGCGAGGCGATGCCCGGAACGTCGGTCACGTCGAGGTCGCGGATCGCGGTGCGGAAGACCGGCTTGGCCGCCCCCGCCGCGACGCCCGCCGCATCGTTCACCGCGCGCACCAGCCCGCCGGTGAGATCGAGCGGGCTGCCCGCGCCCAGGATCGCGCCGAGCCCCTGCCCGAAGCCGCCCCTGGTGCCGGATTTTCCGCCCAGGAGTCCGCCGATCAGCGGCAGGTCGATGCGCACGTCCGGGTCGTCGTAGAACGCGCCGGGCCGCGCCAGCTTGTCGAGCGAGCTGTCGCTGGCCTGGACCAGCAGCCCCGTCAGCGTCCCGCCGAGCCCCTGCGCGTTTGCCGGAAAGGCCAGCCCCATACCCAATCCGGCTCCCAGGCCCGCAAGTCCCCAGCCCGCGCCCCTGCGCAGCAGCCCTCGGCGGTTCCACATCGGCGCCTTCGCGTCCCGGTCCATATCCACTCCTCTCCGGCCGCTGGGCCGTTCGTGTTCCCGTGCGCGAACGATTGCAGACCCGCCCCCGCCCGGCAAGCGCGTCCTTGCGCGCGCACCCGTGCAAAAGAGGATGAATTCGCGCCCTTTTTCCGCACCGTATTTCGATTGCGCGGCTCGGCAACTTTGCTAGCTTCGCGGCCATGCGTATCGGAACCCGTGCGAGCCTTGGAGCTCTTGCCGCCGCCCTTCTCGTCACCAGCCTCGCGCAGCAGCCGCTTGCGGCCCGCGACCGGAGCGAAGCCTCCGCGCCTGCCGCTACACCGGGCGCGGCCACCCCCGAAGAGCTCGTCGCCAAGGTCGACATCCCCTTCGAGAGCTTCCAGCTCGAAAACGGGCTGACCACTATCGTCCACACCGACCGCAAGGCCCCGATCGTGGGCGTCACGGCCTATTACAAGGTCGGCTCGAAGAACGAGCCGCGCGGGCGCACCGGCTTTGCCCACCTCTACGAGCACCTCTTCTTCGGCGGCTCGGCCAATGTGCCCAACTTCGACATTCCGCTCGAGGCGGCGGGCTCCACGCCCACCAACGGCTCGACCTGGTACGACCGCACCAACTACGTCGAGACCGTGCCGACCGGCGCGCTCGACCTTGCGCTCTTCATGGAGAGCGACCGCATGGGCTACCTGCTCCCGGCGGTCAGCCAGGAGAAGCTCGACCAGCAGCGCGGCGTCGTCCAGAACGAGAAGAGGCAGGGCGACAACCAGCCCTATGGGCTTGAAGACTATGTGATTTCCGAAGGCCTGCTGCCCGTCGGCCACCCCTACCGCCACAGCACCATCGGCTCGATGGCGGACCTGGATGCGGCCTCGCTGACCGACGTGCGCGCCTGGTTCACCGACCATTACGGCCCCAACAACGTCGTGCTCGTGCTTTCGGGCGACATCGACGCGAAGACCGCGCGGCCGATGGTCCAGAAGTGGTTCGGCGCAATCCCGCGCGGCCCCGCGATCCACCCGGTGACGGCGGGCGCGGTGACGCTGGAGAAGAGCGCCTCGCGCGACATCACCGACCAGGTGCCGGTCCTGCGCCTCACCCGCACCTGGACGGGCCCCGGCCTCAACGATCCCGACGCCCCCGCGCTCGAGATCGGCATGCACATCCTGGGCGGCCTTGCCTCCTCGCGCCTCGACAACGCGCTGGTGCGCGGACAGGAACTGGCGGTCGGCGTCACCGCCGGCGCGCAGACCTACGAGGCGATGAGCCAGCTTTCGATGGCGATGATGGTCAAGCCCGGCGTCGAGCGCGCCAAAGCCGAAGCCGCCTTCGATGCGGTCCTTGCCACGTACCTGAAGGAAGGGCCGAGCAAGGACGAGTTGAAGCGCGCGGTCGTCTCCACCCTCTCGAACG is drawn from Novosphingobium decolorationis and contains these coding sequences:
- a CDS encoding DUF4197 family protein encodes the protein MDRDAKAPMWNRRGLLRRGAGWGLAGLGAGLGMGLAFPANAQGLGGTLTGLLVQASDSSLDKLARPGAFYDDPDVRIDLPLIGGLLGGKSGTRGGFGQGLGAILGAGSPLDLTGGLVRAVNDAAGVAAGAAKPVFRTAIRDLDVTDVPGIASRSDGATRYLRTSAGEELHGALRPLVDDGLEEVGAYRQLDRLTTSSRLVKSAGLTRDALGGSVTEQALDGIFAYIGREEANLRADPLKPLGGLLRGVLGQ